Genomic DNA from Chitinispirillales bacterium ANBcel5:
GAATTGGATCAGCTCTATCTGAAAGCGCTTGAGCTACGTAAGATCAATCTTTCCTTCTTTATCTCTTCACTTGAATCTTTGGTGAAAAATACTGTAGAGAAGGTTGGTAAAAAGGCTTCAATCGTCGTTGGTAATGATATGGCTATTGATATTGAAGTGATGAGAAAAGTACATCAGTGCCTTATTCATATGATAAACAATGCACTGGATCATGGTATTGAAAGCCCTGAAGAAAGAGCCCAAAACGGTAAAATGGAAAGTGGATTACTGGTGCTCTCAGGCTTAGCGGATGAAAAGAACTACAGAATTACCATAAGCGATGATGGAAGAGGAATCGATATAAATTCAGTTAAGACTAAAGTGGCAGAAATATTTAATAAAACCGAAGAAGAAATGAACAATATGAATCAATCAGAGCTTCTTGGCTATCTCTTCGAGGCCGGTTTCTCTACCAAAGACCGAACTACTGAAATAAGTGGAAGAGGTGTGGGGATGGATTTTGTATCACATACCGTGAAAAAATTGAATGGTTCAGTGGAGATTAATACAAGTAAAGGAAAGGGGACCGAAATTGTTTTGGTTATTCCACAAGCAATGGCGCAAAAACCCTGAAACTGTTTTGATTCAAAAAACCTTCGATACTGGAGATAGAAGATGATTTTAAAACAGGATGATGTAAAGAAAAAACTGATCAGTATCGAAGAGCAGCTGAGAACATCAGGTATTGATTGTGTAGAACTTTTTTTCGGGTCTCAATGTAAAAATGTTGATCCTTTTGAGATTACTGAGAGACTGAAGGGAGATTTCGATCACAATATTGTGCTTGGGTGTGGAAGTAATGATTATCAGGCTTTGATCGGGATTGGGTTGAGCAAAAGTGATACGAACGCCATGGGTGAATTAGAAAAAGATGATGATATACTCGATGCTTTTGGTGAGTTTGAAAACAATTATGCAGGTATGCTTATGGATAACGAAGCCTTTACAGGTGCTTTTGGTATTCTTACTCAGTCCATTGCTCAGTACTCTGCTCAAAACGTATTTTATCCTAAAGCATGGTCATGCTCTGGTTATTTGTCATTAGAAGAAAACTGCAAAATATACCTTGGGTTTGCGATTCGCAAACTGATAGTTTTTTAGGAGGATAGTAAATATGAACTGTTTGTCTAATGCCAGACTGATTGTTTCTGAAATGTCTGGAATCTTTTCCACTACTGCAATCGAGTGTGGTGAAACGTTTTTTTCAACAGACTGTGAGTGTAGAGAAGAGTGGGTTACTGTTGAGCGTTTAAGTGCAAATTTCAGTAATGTACTTACTATGGGAAGCGCCAATAGTAAGTACCAATCTATACTAACGCTTGGTGTAAACCTAAGCGACATTGAAGACTTCGTGGGACAGATAGAAGATTCTGATGAAATTATAGATATCTTTGGTGAGTTCTCTAATGTGTACTGTGCTATGCTAAATGATAATAATGAGTTTAATTCACATTTTGGTGTTATGAATCAGTCTGTTCCTGTTCTCTATAATTCAGGAGTACCTTTTCTACCCTTTATTGCCGGTATTGAAGGAAAGCTCTGTTCACAAAAAAGTTGGATATCGATTGGGTACGCAATACAGAAAATTGATTAAACGTCTAAGTGTAAATAAAAGGAGATATCATGTCTGAAAAAACAGTTGTTATTGTCGATGATTCTAAGTTTTTATTGAAACAAATAGTAAATTTTTTTGAAAGCAAATTGGAATTTAAAGTACTTGCTTCTGGGTGTGATGGTAATGAAGCTGTTGATCTATACAAAAAACACAAACCAGATCTTATCACTCTGGATATTACCATGCCGAATAAAGATGGGTTTGAAGCAATGAAAGAAATTCTTCAGGAAAATGCTGAAGCAAATATACTTATGATTTCTGCTGTGCGGGGAAACGCAATGCTTGAATGTATGAACGCGGGTGCTAAGGGATACATCGAAAAGCCATTGAAATTCAATAATCAGGAGTTTGTACAAGATTTTATCGATACCGTAAATGAAATCTTTGAAGATTGAGCTGTAACCTGATATCTCTTTGTACGCATGTTGAAACACACCGCCTTTGCTAAAAGGCGGTTTAACAACATCCCGCCTTGGGGTGTTGTTTTTTTTAACCCAGTATATATACATTGTAAATAACACCGATAATTATTGAATTGCTCAATTTCATCAAATCTCTACTTAAATTTCCTATATTATATTTACTTGTCCTAATCGCAAAAATGAATCATTCTGGTGTGATGATACACGCGATACAGCTATTTCATTGCGATTTAGTTGGAGTATGTTGTTGTACAGAGTATTTATGTCCCTTGGTTTGTTGGTTTCGGGAATGTCATTAGATAGTGTTTTGGGTTTTGGGAAACTTTGGAACGGTAAAGCTTTGCCAGGCAGAAAAAGAGCAACAATAATCGTTAGCAGCAGGTAGTTTTAGAATACTTAAAACTTACTTTTGACGATAGCAAGAAGCATAACGATTGTAATTTTCCAGCAAGTTTGATAAAAAAAAGGGGTGAAATAATCACATTTCACCCCTCAAATTAAAAGTAAAAATAGCTCATTAGCTATACTTTTCTATTTCTTTTTTTTAGATTCGGTTATGACAATAACTATTCCCGCTGCAAGGAAAACACCCAAGATCAGAAACATAAAGCCAAATTGCGCTGAATCTTCATCTTGCACCCTCTGCTGCGCACCAGCTCCATCAGGGCCATAAACAGACTCATAAAGCCGCTGTGCTTCATCCTGAGAAATACCTAAGGCTTCATTGACTGCTTTATCAAGATCTGATATTTCTTGCAAGAAGTCCTCTTCATTGAAATCCCCAAATACTCCCTGTACCAGTCTCCAAATGTTTTCAAGACCACTGTTAAGTGCGATTTCAACATCACCCCATTCAGGTGTATTTGGATATGAGCGTCCCACTTTTACGTTTTCCAGCAGTGTACGGTAATGATCACTATTCCTTACATAATGTTTCTGAGTGGTGGAAGCACGGCCGCTAATAGTACCGATATCACT
This window encodes:
- a CDS encoding response regulator, producing MSEKTVVIVDDSKFLLKQIVNFFESKLEFKVLASGCDGNEAVDLYKKHKPDLITLDITMPNKDGFEAMKEILQENAEANILMISAVRGNAMLECMNAGAKGYIEKPLKFNNQEFVQDFIDTVNEIFED